One Psychrobacillus glaciei genomic region harbors:
- a CDS encoding ribonuclease H family protein, which produces MNVRIEWIYRTSKGAETFFHSEEMPAAQVLLFAEDMGRTGRVKSIVFIDRFDSKWSLKELKGYLKGIETEPHNVKVYFDGGFDRATFSSGLGCVIYYEQSGKSYRLRRNAPAVALTSNNEAEYAAFYLSLQELELLGVHHLPVQFIGDSQVVINHLREDWPVIEKGLSNWADRIEQKMKELGLQPEYNLIPRKLNNEADRLATQALNGIEITAVSEVSGDL; this is translated from the coding sequence ATGAATGTTCGCATCGAATGGATATATAGAACGTCCAAGGGAGCGGAAACCTTTTTTCATTCCGAGGAGATGCCAGCAGCACAGGTTTTGCTGTTTGCGGAAGACATGGGAAGGACTGGACGTGTAAAAAGCATTGTATTCATTGATCGATTTGATAGTAAGTGGTCGCTCAAGGAGTTAAAAGGTTATTTGAAAGGCATCGAAACGGAACCGCATAATGTGAAGGTTTATTTTGATGGAGGCTTTGACCGTGCTACATTTAGCTCGGGATTGGGTTGTGTTATTTATTATGAGCAAAGTGGCAAGTCATACAGACTTCGACGTAATGCTCCTGCTGTCGCACTAACTTCCAATAATGAAGCAGAATATGCCGCATTTTATTTGAGTTTGCAGGAACTTGAGTTATTAGGCGTTCATCATTTGCCGGTTCAGTTTATTGGCGATTCGCAAGTAGTCATTAATCACTTGCGCGAGGACTGGCCCGTGATTGAAAAGGGTTTATCCAACTGGGCAGATCGGATTGAACAGAAGATGAAGGAGCTTGGTTTACAACCGGAATATAACCTGATACCGCGAAAGTTGAATAATGAGGCGGATAGGCTTGCTACTCAGGCTTTGAATGGCATTGAAATCACAGCGGTGAGTGAAGTTTCAGGCGACTTGTGA
- a CDS encoding SGNH/GDSL hydrolase family protein — MKRYFSLIFIAVFMVFSVGTSSVEADNVKIDYVALGDSIASGHTPYGVKVGRGFTDIISEALAKEGVLGSFMKDFASSGETSAGLLETLKRNDVQQSLKEAELITIISGANDFIDELYNPEDESMHVDISKATALLNKVEGNLVSAIQRVKALNPDADIYLFGYFFPLPHLKDADSKIQLQLAFNIVNSRMASIAKNEGIHFVDVASAFDAKGTYYLENPQDIHPNEAGYQVIADQFFKYYSIPLNGPFPNPTLEWGKKIEKMEIVETDKKWIVTLNKSVDPASVQHSVFVVKDGTQLMNISKEVSKDNQKQIIITPPKQGYKPGLYQLMITNNLTDQLRKPLENTVLVTFKVK, encoded by the coding sequence TTGAAAAGGTATTTTTCGTTAATTTTTATAGCAGTCTTTATGGTATTTAGCGTTGGAACATCTTCTGTTGAGGCAGATAATGTGAAAATTGACTATGTGGCGTTAGGGGATTCTATAGCATCTGGGCATACACCATATGGGGTAAAGGTAGGTAGAGGTTTCACAGATATAATCAGCGAAGCACTCGCTAAGGAAGGTGTACTTGGTTCGTTTATGAAAGATTTTGCGTCATCTGGTGAAACAAGTGCTGGATTGTTGGAAACATTAAAACGGAATGACGTGCAACAATCACTTAAGGAAGCTGAACTTATTACGATTATAAGCGGAGCCAACGATTTTATTGATGAACTGTATAATCCGGAAGACGAGAGTATGCATGTGGATATTTCCAAGGCAACAGCTCTATTAAATAAAGTAGAAGGTAATCTGGTATCTGCAATACAAAGAGTGAAAGCCTTAAATCCAGACGCAGATATTTATTTGTTCGGGTATTTCTTTCCATTACCGCATTTGAAAGATGCAGATTCCAAAATCCAATTACAGCTTGCTTTTAATATTGTAAATTCAAGGATGGCGAGTATTGCTAAAAATGAGGGGATTCATTTTGTGGATGTTGCTTCTGCATTTGACGCAAAAGGTACTTATTATTTAGAAAATCCACAAGATATTCATCCGAATGAGGCTGGTTATCAAGTTATAGCAGATCAATTTTTCAAATACTACAGCATTCCCTTGAATGGCCCTTTTCCAAACCCAACTCTTGAATGGGGAAAAAAAATTGAGAAAATGGAAATAGTGGAAACCGACAAAAAGTGGATTGTAACGTTAAACAAAAGTGTAGATCCTGCTAGTGTCCAACATTCGGTTTTCGTAGTGAAGGATGGAACCCAGCTTATGAATATAAGCAAAGAAGTATCCAAAGATAATCAGAAACAAATTATCATAACGCCACCAAAACAAGGCTATAAACCGGGATTGTACCAATTGATGATCACCAATAATCTAACTGACCAACTTCGGAAGCCTTTAGAAAATACTGTTTTAGTGACCTTTAAAGTAAAATGA
- a CDS encoding metal-dependent hydrolase, whose protein sequence is MTGNTHIVGGIAASLAFAQITNYNPVILVGAGIIGALIPDICHGGSTIGRKFPIVSRLVNGIFGHRSFTHSLVFLLLMGALLHSFLTNESITAGILIGMSSHFILDMATKNGIKLLFPLKVTVRFPLTTRTGGAVENLVFAALSLLSVYFGYEAFAGYF, encoded by the coding sequence ATGACAGGAAACACACACATCGTAGGCGGTATTGCAGCAAGTCTTGCTTTTGCACAAATCACAAATTATAATCCGGTCATTTTAGTTGGGGCGGGTATCATTGGCGCATTAATTCCAGATATTTGTCACGGAGGCAGCACAATTGGTAGGAAGTTCCCAATTGTATCGAGATTAGTTAATGGGATTTTTGGCCATCGTTCTTTTACACATAGTTTGGTCTTTTTGTTATTAATGGGGGCTCTTTTACATTCCTTTTTGACGAATGAATCAATTACAGCTGGTATTTTAATCGGAATGAGCAGTCATTTCATCTTAGACATGGCTACTAAAAACGGCATTAAACTTTTATTTCCATTAAAAGTAACAGTACGGTTTCCTCTCACAACTAGAACGGGAGGAGCAGTAGAAAACCTAGTATTTGCTGCATTGTCACTGCTTTCTGTCTATTTTGGATATGAAGCCTTTGCGGGGTATTTTTAA
- a CDS encoding VanZ family protein: protein MSKYLSWLAVILWMCLIFYFSHQPATASSELSTGITEFIEITVEKVAPNANFITENFHHIVRKNAHFFIYLVLGVLILHALKLNWTGKYRAMGIALFICVLYAMSDEVHQLFVPGRGAQVKDVLIDSAGATLGVVVYSVINRLNSRIL, encoded by the coding sequence ATGAGTAAATATCTTTCGTGGTTAGCCGTAATCTTGTGGATGTGCCTAATTTTTTACTTTTCCCACCAACCAGCTACTGCATCAAGTGAATTGAGTACAGGGATTACAGAGTTTATTGAAATAACCGTAGAAAAAGTGGCACCTAACGCAAATTTTATTACTGAAAATTTTCATCATATCGTCAGAAAAAATGCTCATTTTTTTATTTATTTAGTGCTTGGTGTACTTATCTTGCATGCCTTGAAGCTAAACTGGACCGGAAAATATAGAGCGATGGGGATAGCCCTATTTATTTGTGTGCTTTATGCAATGTCCGATGAAGTGCATCAACTATTTGTTCCCGGCAGAGGGGCGCAAGTGAAAGATGTGCTCATAGATAGCGCTGGTGCAACTCTTGGGGTTGTCGTGTATTCGGTTATTAATAGATTAAATTCGCGGATTCTTTGA